The following proteins are co-located in the Microvirga ossetica genome:
- a CDS encoding glycosyltransferase family 4 protein codes for MKICVLGLRGIPHVSGGVEMHCEQLIPRLKKRRPEDQFTVIGRRSYCPKDVSEFDGVRIVALAHARGKHLEAISNALIGLLYARFRLHAEIVHIHAIGPALVAPLAKVLGMTVLVTHHGADYNRARWNAFAKAVLRAGEFCAVYFADHVISVSPSGADHLRRRYRSCSSRISFIPNGSTHMTGADAVDGANQSILSRYGLNRRDYIITVGRLVPEKGIETLIHAYRGVPRPANLVVVGGASSENRYAEYLHRESDGRVIFTGALDPADVHVLLANAALFVLASRHEGLAIAALEAAASGCPVLLSDIQANLDLGLPTTNYFKAGDEDDLRGKLYTPHQAYVVPSTSFLRNYDWDKISDETSAVYKELHRRLAESALNRLIPWLH; via the coding sequence GTGAAGATCTGTGTTCTTGGTCTCAGAGGCATCCCCCATGTCAGCGGGGGCGTCGAGATGCACTGCGAGCAACTCATCCCACGGCTGAAGAAGCGCCGACCCGAGGATCAGTTTACCGTCATCGGGCGCAGGTCCTATTGCCCTAAGGACGTCTCGGAGTTCGATGGCGTACGGATCGTGGCGCTGGCTCACGCGAGGGGAAAGCACCTCGAAGCGATCTCGAACGCCCTGATCGGGCTCTTGTACGCCAGATTCCGGCTTCATGCCGAGATCGTCCACATCCATGCGATCGGTCCGGCTTTGGTCGCTCCGTTGGCGAAGGTGCTGGGCATGACGGTGCTTGTGACCCACCACGGCGCCGATTACAATCGAGCGCGCTGGAATGCGTTCGCCAAGGCGGTTCTGCGCGCGGGCGAGTTCTGCGCCGTCTATTTCGCCGATCATGTCATTTCCGTGTCACCATCCGGTGCGGACCACTTAAGGCGACGCTATCGGTCGTGTTCGTCGCGCATCTCGTTCATCCCCAACGGCTCAACTCACATGACGGGGGCCGATGCCGTTGACGGCGCGAACCAATCGATCCTGTCGCGGTATGGGCTGAATCGCCGTGACTATATCATCACCGTCGGACGTCTCGTGCCGGAAAAGGGGATCGAGACTCTCATTCACGCATATCGCGGCGTCCCTCGCCCAGCGAACCTCGTTGTCGTTGGGGGCGCTTCGTCGGAAAATCGATATGCCGAATACCTGCACCGAGAGTCCGATGGTCGAGTAATATTCACCGGCGCTCTCGATCCGGCCGACGTTCACGTGCTTTTGGCGAACGCCGCGTTGTTCGTCCTTGCGTCCCGGCACGAGGGTCTGGCAATTGCCGCTTTGGAAGCCGCAGCATCGGGGTGCCCGGTCCTCTTAAGCGACATTCAGGCCAATCTCGATCTTGGTCTGCCGACGACGAACTACTTCAAGGCTGGCGACGAGGACGACCTTCGAGGAAAGTTATACACGCCGCATCAGGCGTATGTCGTCCCGTCGACAAGCTTTCTACGCAACTACGACTGGGACAAGATCAGCGATGAGACAAGCGCAGTGTATAAAGAATTGCATCGGAGATTGGCGGAGAGCGCATTGAACAGGCTCATCCCCTGGCTTCACTGA
- a CDS encoding sugar transferase yields MLTSRLTVPYQFNRPLRSRGEELRRRTFDLLIAVVALVLALPLLIVIAVAIRIDSRGPILFRQARGGINGRPFRMYKFRTMTVTEDDGAIIQATRGDPRITQVGRRLRQTSLDELPQLLNVIRGEMSLVGPRPHALQHDIEFGKVVDGYALRSQVKPGITGWAQIHGLRGGISTVEAIQRRVDLDNEYITQRNLRLDMLILVLTLREVIRQTNAY; encoded by the coding sequence ATGCTTACATCGAGGCTGACTGTTCCATACCAGTTTAACCGGCCACTGCGCTCGCGAGGTGAGGAACTGCGCAGACGCACGTTCGACCTCCTCATTGCGGTAGTGGCGCTTGTTCTCGCTTTGCCGTTGCTCATCGTCATTGCAGTCGCGATACGCATTGACTCGCGGGGACCCATCCTGTTCCGTCAGGCCCGAGGAGGGATCAATGGCCGCCCGTTTCGGATGTACAAGTTCCGAACGATGACAGTCACTGAGGATGACGGAGCGATCATTCAGGCAACCCGCGGTGATCCACGCATCACGCAGGTCGGACGCCGTCTCCGGCAAACGAGCCTCGATGAACTTCCCCAGTTGCTCAATGTTATTCGAGGCGAGATGTCGCTCGTCGGACCTCGTCCGCACGCGCTTCAGCACGATATCGAGTTCGGCAAGGTCGTCGACGGCTACGCATTGAGAAGCCAGGTGAAGCCGGGCATCACGGGATGGGCGCAGATCCATGGCCTTCGCGGTGGAATATCGACCGTCGAGGCCATCCAACGGCGCGTCGACCTCGACAACGAGTACATCACGCAGCGTAATCTGCGCCTCGATATGCTGATTCTCGTTCTGACTCTGCGCGAGGTGATCCGTCAAACGAACGCATACTAG
- a CDS encoding glycosyltransferase family 4 protein, producing the protein MTSKTSATFGPILFPFTGSTVGGSHISTFHLARSLATDYGIKCVVLAASASNVARQAAEMDLEVRSIEDGPAKARDPVADITKLPRRVRTLKSYGPSAIVHCNDIWSLQSWGIAGRMLGLPLVYHHRALLRMPWFDRALVRQSHGIITISDPCRRDLRFLPGDRVTCVLNPFPDPMLEPPTGWRTEFRAHAPEDAEPVLIGFIGNFQFRKRPDFFLDVCAAIAAREPRARFVIFGRERDFRSRDLESRAADLGIADRLILAGFRSPPEMNIATLDILLAPAFGEPFGRTLVEALLLGVPFVATDDAGHSEIVARWSGGILVKPHATVDEFADAAMRVLAAPKDVVLSLDDRRKVAEELSPQTHAARIMAVYRHISEARG; encoded by the coding sequence TGTTTCCATTCACGGGATCGACCGTGGGCGGAAGTCACATATCGACCTTTCACCTTGCGCGATCTCTGGCGACGGACTATGGCATCAAGTGTGTCGTTCTTGCAGCGTCGGCTTCGAACGTCGCGCGTCAGGCCGCCGAGATGGACCTTGAAGTGCGCTCCATCGAAGACGGCCCGGCGAAGGCCCGCGATCCGGTCGCGGATATCACGAAACTGCCTCGTCGCGTCCGGACGCTGAAGTCCTACGGCCCTAGCGCCATCGTTCATTGCAACGATATCTGGAGTCTTCAATCATGGGGCATCGCGGGGCGGATGCTCGGTTTGCCGCTTGTCTATCACCATCGAGCGCTCTTGAGGATGCCTTGGTTCGATCGGGCGCTCGTGCGGCAATCGCACGGCATCATCACGATATCGGATCCTTGCAGGCGCGATCTTCGATTTCTGCCTGGGGACCGCGTCACGTGCGTTCTCAATCCTTTCCCAGATCCGATGCTCGAGCCTCCCACGGGTTGGCGGACGGAATTCCGCGCTCACGCGCCGGAAGACGCAGAGCCGGTTCTCATCGGGTTCATCGGCAACTTTCAGTTTCGGAAGCGACCGGACTTCTTCCTCGATGTCTGTGCGGCCATCGCCGCGCGAGAGCCCCGCGCTCGGTTCGTCATCTTTGGCCGCGAACGCGATTTTCGGAGTCGCGATTTGGAGAGCCGCGCCGCGGACCTTGGGATCGCCGACAGGCTCATCCTGGCAGGCTTCCGGTCGCCGCCCGAGATGAACATCGCGACCCTGGACATCTTGCTCGCACCGGCCTTCGGGGAGCCCTTCGGAAGGACTCTCGTCGAAGCCCTGCTCCTCGGCGTTCCCTTCGTTGCAACGGACGATGCCGGTCATTCCGAGATCGTGGCTCGCTGGTCCGGCGGGATCCTGGTCAAGCCTCACGCCACGGTTGACGAATTCGCGGATGCGGCCATGCGCGTTCTCGCTGCGCCGAAGGACGTCGTTCTGTCCCTGGATGACCGCCGCAAGGTGGCCGAGGAACTCTCACCACAAACGCATGCCGCCAGAATCATGGCTGTGTATCGCCATATCAGTGAAGCCAGGGGATGA